Proteins found in one Xenopus laevis strain J_2021 chromosome 1L, Xenopus_laevis_v10.1, whole genome shotgun sequence genomic segment:
- the LOC121395359 gene encoding baculoviral IAP repeat-containing protein 1b-like: MEPKEQQTDPGDQAIDAIINEYDTTDLMGKFKNMFPFISLNFQKFFDVKNQEHAAIRQAFGKGYKFEMRSEARRLQSFLSLKQSSLWCPKAMARAGFYFTGVDVSVQCFCCGLVICTGSIQTLPLESHTTHNPCCGFLQGKDVGNIPKYEIRVQKPEVPQRDLQEYAAEESRLNSFKDWPFYARIQPDKLSAAGFIFTGEKA, translated from the coding sequence ATGGAACCAAAGGAGCAGCAGACAGACCCTGGAGACCAGGCTATTGATGCCATAATTAATGAATATGACACAACTGACTTgatgggaaaatttaaaaatatgtttccttttattagtcttaattttcagaaattttttgaTGTAAAGAATCAAGAACATGCAGCTATACGCCAGGCATTCGGAAAGGGCTACAAGTTTGAGATGAGAAGCGAGGCCAGGAGACTGCAGTCTTTCCTCTCATTAAAGCAATCCTCATTGTGGTGTCCAAAGGCAATGGCCAGGGCTGGGTTTTATTTCACAGGTGTGGATGTGAGTGTTCAGTGCTTCTGCTGTGGGCTTGTTATTTGCACTGGTAGCATTCAAACCTTACCATTAGAAAGTCATACCACGCATAATCCGTGTTGTGGGTTTCTACAAGGGAAAGATGTTGGCAACATTCCTAAGTATGAGATACGTGTACAGAAGCCTGAAGTTCCCCAAAGGGATTTGCAGGAATATGCAGCAGAGGAATCTAGGTTAAACTCCTTCAAGGACTGGCCCTTCTATGCCAGGATTCAGCCTGACAAACTTTCTGCTGCCGGGTTCATCTTTACAGGTGAGAAAGCATAA